One region of Ananas comosus cultivar F153 linkage group 9, ASM154086v1, whole genome shotgun sequence genomic DNA includes:
- the LOC109714896 gene encoding uncharacterized protein LOC109714896, whose amino-acid sequence MLLRLPFTLSSALLSPPLHPHRSKPFSSLSSSPNPNPNPNHSSNTTLPLFLRPLSYSAPVSSLLSFRLWAESLALSSVDDPHLLRELSWLIDDASAHKHPRNDSLVPLRAELHELYELWRERIEKRRPFQYLVGCEHWRDLVLGVREGVLIPRPETEMVVDLVGEVEGFERGWWADLGTGSGALAIGIGRMLREDGRVFATDLSSDAVEVARFNVERYGLKDKVEIRQGSWFEPLQDVKGKLAGIVSNPPYIPTSHLPGLQPEVGLHEPRLALDGGENGMDHLLHLCEGSASALKSGGFFAFETNGDAHSEFLADLMTAKWGKFFHNIKIVLDFAGIKRFVTGYCR is encoded by the exons ATGCTCTTGAGACTCCCCTTTACGCTCAGCTccgctctcctctctcctcctctccatcCCCACCGCTCCaaacccttctcctctctctcctcctctccaaatcctaaccctaaccctaaccataGCTCTAATACTACCCTCCCCCTCTTCCTCCGCCCCCTCTCCTACTCCGCCCccgtctcctccctcctctccttccgCCTCTGGGCCGAGTCCCTCGCCCTCTCCTCCGTCGACGACCCCCACCTCCTCCGCGAGCTCTCGTGGCTCATCGACGACGCCTCCGCCCACAAACACCCCCGAAACGATAGCCTCGTCCCCCTCCGGGCCGAGCTCCACGAGCTCTACGAGCTATGGAGGGAGCGGATCGAGAAGCGGCGGCCGTTCCAGTACTTGGTCGGGTGCGAGCATTGGAGGGACCTGGTGCTGGGGGTGAGGGAGGGGGTGCTGATCCCGCGGCCGGAGACGGAGATGGTGGTGGATTTGGTCGGGGAGGTGGAGGGGTTCGAGAGAGGGTGGTGGGCCGATTTGGGGACGGGGAGCGGAGCCCTCGCGATTGGGATCGGGAGGATGTTGCGGGAGGATGGGAGGGTTTTCGCCACGGATTTGAGCTCGGATGCGGTGGAGGTGGCGAGATTTAATGTGGAGAGATATGGATTAAAG GATAAAGTTGAGATAAGGCAAGGTTCGTGGTTTGAACCTCTGCAAGATGTTAAAGGGAAGCTCGCAGGAATAGTCAGTAATCCACCATATATCCCTACTAGTCATCTACCTGGTTTGCAACCTGAAGTCGGATTGCATGAACCGAGGCTGGCACTAGATGGTGGTGAAAATGGCAtggatcatcttcttcatctttgtGAGGGGTCGGCTTCAGCATTAAAATCTGGTGGTTTCTTTGCTTTTGAG ACAAATGGCGATGCGCACTCCGAGTTCCTCGCAGATTTGATGACCGCGAAATGGGGGAAGTTCTTTCACAACATTAAGATAGTATTGGACTTTGCGGGTATCAAAAGATTTGTGACCGGATATTGCCGATGA